In one Mucilaginibacter ginsenosidivorax genomic region, the following are encoded:
- a CDS encoding sterol desaturase family protein produces the protein MMAQSFIAKNQDIVQLAYFAVIITLLWCSEVIFTNSIATEKFKHTRVNLLFILTALPVQLGMISLVLLVSAWVNQHHWGLINYLPFHKNPWVYYTSLFILMDLCEYIYHVIMHKFDFLWKFHLVHHSDLKVDVSTTVREHPGETFVRTSFQMLWVFLLGPVAMVLVLRQTVQTFSNIAAHTTLRLPNRINKIVGLVFITPNLHHVHHHYQLPYTDCNYGDVLSIWDRLFGTFAELEKEHTVFGVDTHLEPSKNSVFLNILKIPFQKLERK, from the coding sequence ATGATGGCCCAGTCCTTTATTGCCAAAAATCAGGATATAGTACAACTGGCTTATTTTGCCGTGATTATTACGTTGTTATGGTGCAGCGAAGTGATTTTTACAAATAGTATTGCCACTGAAAAGTTTAAACATACGCGTGTAAACCTGCTTTTTATTTTAACGGCGCTTCCTGTACAGTTGGGTATGATAAGCCTTGTACTGCTTGTATCTGCCTGGGTAAACCAACACCATTGGGGCCTTATTAATTATTTGCCTTTTCATAAAAACCCATGGGTATACTATACCAGTTTATTTATACTGATGGACCTTTGCGAGTATATTTATCATGTTATTATGCACAAGTTCGATTTTCTATGGAAGTTCCACCTTGTTCATCACAGCGATTTAAAGGTTGATGTTTCAACCACTGTAAGGGAGCATCCGGGCGAAACTTTTGTACGCACCAGTTTCCAGATGCTTTGGGTTTTCTTGCTGGGGCCTGTGGCTATGGTGCTTGTTTTAAGACAAACGGTGCAAACGTTTTCAAATATAGCTGCACATACCACGCTCAGGTTGCCCAACCGTATCAACAAAATAGTGGGCCTGGTTTTTATTACGCCTAATTTGCACCATGTGCACCACCATTACCAGCTGCCTTATACCGATTGTAACTATGGTGATGTTTTAAGCATCTGGGACCGCCTTTTTGGCACCTTTGCCGAGCTTGAAAAGGAGCACACTGTATTTGGGGTAGACACCCACCTGGAACCTTCAAAAAACAGTGTATTTTTAAATATACTGAAAATTCCGTTTCAGAAGCTGGAACGGAAATAA
- a CDS encoding phosphatase PAP2 family protein → MLRLEAIPKAIKIVVSAICLFLIFMIPVSRVYLGAHWFTDVLGGFLLGIICLYILSYQYLKTESK, encoded by the coding sequence ATGTTGCGGCTCGAAGCTATCCCGAAAGCTATAAAAATCGTCGTTTCGGCTATTTGCCTTTTTTTAATTTTTATGATACCTGTTTCAAGGGTGTATTTGGGTGCCCATTGGTTTACCGATGTATTAGGCGGATTTTTACTGGGCATCATCTGCCTGTATATACTAAGCTATCAATACCTTAAAACAGAGTCAAAATAA
- a CDS encoding histidine phosphatase family protein, giving the protein MKKIISAFLLVLTVTCFSLPGAHAQTANLKIVFIRHAEKPLKGDNLTCEGLNRSLKLPAVITAKFGIPAFVFVPSLGLGEATKHARMFQTIVPLAAKYNLTINSSRTEKDSLGMAADLKSRSGVVLVSWEHGGIAPIVRALGVKESDLKWPDDDYDSIWLVTFKNGEAVLTKDKEGIVPAVGCAF; this is encoded by the coding sequence ATGAAAAAAATCATCAGCGCTTTTTTATTAGTCCTTACAGTTACGTGTTTTTCGTTACCTGGTGCGCATGCCCAGACTGCCAACCTTAAAATAGTTTTCATTCGCCATGCCGAGAAGCCGCTTAAAGGCGATAACTTAACCTGCGAGGGTTTAAACCGGTCATTAAAACTACCGGCTGTAATAACCGCAAAATTTGGTATCCCGGCGTTTGTATTTGTGCCCTCGCTTGGTTTAGGCGAGGCTACCAAACATGCACGTATGTTTCAAACTATTGTACCGCTTGCGGCCAAATACAATTTAACCATAAACAGCAGCCGAACCGAGAAAGACTCGTTGGGCATGGCCGCAGATCTTAAAAGCCGTAGCGGTGTTGTACTTGTTTCCTGGGAACACGGCGGGATTGCACCAATAGTAAGGGCGCTTGGTGTAAAAGAAAGTGATTTAAAATGGCCCGATGATGATTATGACAGCATTTGGTTAGTAACCTTTAAAAATGGTGAAGCTGTTTTAACTAAAGATAAAGAAGGTATTGTACCCGCAGTTGGTTGCGCTTTTTAA
- a CDS encoding ferritin family protein → MSFDQYHEPVDELSAETRTFARMIVSLTEEAEAINWYEQRIAVETDKEAKAIMQNAQQEEFKHFGMDLEFLLRKKPVWRTTLKAILFQKGDIVELGSKGEEAAED, encoded by the coding sequence ATGTCATTTGATCAATACCACGAACCGGTAGATGAATTATCGGCCGAAACCCGCACATTTGCAAGGATGATTGTTTCGCTTACCGAGGAGGCCGAGGCCATTAACTGGTACGAGCAACGCATAGCTGTAGAAACAGACAAGGAGGCCAAAGCTATTATGCAAAATGCCCAACAAGAGGAGTTTAAACATTTTGGCATGGATTTGGAATTTTTGCTGCGTAAAAAGCCCGTTTGGCGCACCACCTTAAAAGCTATTTTATTTCAAAAGGGTGATATTGTTGAGTTGGGCAGCAAAGGTGAGGAGGCGGCCGAAGACTAA
- a CDS encoding outer membrane beta-barrel protein, which translates to MKLSPLLTGCILLLLITFGCSKIGYGQSNGIMSKFYFPGEIGLSQPLGNVKTDLDMQAGIMITTALEFRPVEGNALFYRFNYDAITNHYKEVYSNSPTNVNTGKLSSSIFSLGVGYRHKAGALKLFGLFQPGLGINSYDRVHFNTGTITVDQVSRHHLSFKLSAGAEYYLAEHFALVFEPSYFYLSPRGNYHLLNPQSLNFSVGFTTVLF; encoded by the coding sequence ATGAAGTTATCACCATTATTAACTGGCTGTATTTTATTATTACTGATAACTTTTGGATGTAGTAAAATTGGCTATGGGCAAAGTAATGGCATTATGTCTAAATTCTATTTCCCGGGTGAGATCGGTTTAAGTCAGCCGCTGGGCAATGTCAAAACAGATCTTGATATGCAGGCGGGGATTATGATTACCACCGCACTTGAGTTTAGGCCGGTTGAAGGGAATGCGTTGTTTTACAGGTTTAATTACGATGCAATAACAAACCATTATAAAGAGGTATACTCCAACTCGCCTACTAATGTTAATACCGGAAAACTGTCTTCGTCCATTTTTTCGCTGGGTGTAGGGTACAGGCATAAAGCAGGCGCATTAAAGTTATTTGGGCTATTTCAGCCTGGCCTTGGCATAAACAGTTACGACAGGGTGCATTTTAACACAGGCACCATCACTGTCGATCAGGTAAGTCGCCACCATTTATCTTTTAAACTTAGCGCTGGGGCCGAGTACTACCTGGCCGAGCATTTTGCCCTGGTATTTGAACCTTCGTACTTTTACCTGTCTCCCCGCGGCAATTATCATTTACTTAACCCGCAAAGCTTAAATTTTAGCGTTGGGTTCACTACTGTTTTATTTTAA
- a CDS encoding phosphatase PAP2 family protein, which translates to MAAITLGFVLLTVFVYFDPASVFDLNFSKEVQEHQNPLLDSIMVAISWPGYVPASPIIVLCTALIFFVYKYKKEALFVVLTMLSGLISTVIKVAVNRPRPTEDLIRVAAKNQQQSFPSGHVLFYVIFSGS; encoded by the coding sequence ATGGCAGCCATCACCTTGGGTTTCGTGTTGCTTACCGTATTTGTTTATTTCGACCCCGCTTCGGTATTCGATCTTAATTTTTCAAAAGAGGTACAGGAACACCAGAACCCTCTTTTGGATAGTATCATGGTAGCTATAAGCTGGCCAGGGTATGTTCCGGCATCGCCCATCATCGTATTGTGTACTGCTCTTATATTTTTTGTATATAAATATAAAAAGGAAGCTTTGTTTGTGGTGTTAACCATGCTGTCGGGCCTCATTAGCACGGTTATTAAAGTGGCCGTAAACCGGCCCCGGCCAACGGAAGACCTGATTAGGGTTGCAGCAAAAAATCAGCAGCAAAGTTTCCCGAGCGGCCATGTGTTGTTTTATGTTATTTTTTCGGGTTCTTAA